The Leptolyngbya sp. 'hensonii' genomic interval CTGTTTCACCATCCCTTCGTAGCGTTGAGAAATAACGTAAGTTTGAACCTGCTTTGCCGTATCGATCGCAACCCCTACAAGAATCAAAAGAGAAGTTGCTCCGAATCCCTGCTGGAAAGTCGTAACACGGGTTGCACCTTCAACAACTGTCGGGATAATCGCCACCAGACCCAGAAAAACGGCACCCAGGAAGGTCAAACGGTTCAAAACTCGTTCAATATACTCAGTTGTTGCCCGACCAGGGCGAATTCCCGGAATACTAGCTCCCATCTTCTTCAGATTTTGAGCCAAATCCACAGGGTTAACAATCAAAGAAGCATAAAAATAGCTAAAGAAGAGAATTAGCAAAAGATACAAGACATAGTAGAACCAGCCATTTGCCGCACCGGGGCTGAGATAATTGGCTACGAATTTAGAAAAAGCCTCATTCTTAATCACCTGAGTCGCCAGAGTGGCTGGAAGGATCAAAACTGCTGAAGCAAAAATAATTGGCATCACACCGCCCTGGTTCAATCGCAGAGGAAGGTAACTGTTCCGCTCCAGATAAGTCTTCCGGCCAACCTGGCGCCGGGCAGAGATAATTGGAATCCGGCGAATACCCTCCTGGACAAATACAATGCCCACAATCATGGCAACGAAGGAAGCCAATAGAATAATCACACCACCTACAATGGCGTTATTTCCCTTCTCAGCATTGATTCGGGCATACTCAATCGTCTGACCTAATGACTTTGGCAAACTAGAGACGATACTCAAAAAGATTAGGAGAGAGGCACCATTACCAATACCTCGCTCTGTCACAAGCTCACCAATCCACATCACAAACATAGAGCCTGCTGTTAGAGCAACAACAATCTCAAACACAAAAGGTAGCCCAGGAACCTCAGCATAAGGTCTAACCCAGAGGGCAATGCCAATGCTTTGAACAATTGCCCAACCTAGAGCGACATAACGAGTAATTTGAGAAATCTTGCGTCTCCCAGCCTCCCCCTCTTCCTTCTGAAGCTTTTCCAGGGCTGGGAGCGCCGCTGTGAGAAGTTGAATAATAATAGAAGCATTAATGTATGGCAGAATACCCAGCGCAAATATACCTAGTGCTGTTAACCCACCACCAGAAAAAATATCTAAAAAACCCAGCACTACATTATTTTGCTGCTGGATAAAAGAATTGAAGCTCTCCCGATTGATGCCAGGAATAGGCAGAAATATACCCAAACGAACTAAAATCAGCATGCCTACGGTCAGCAGAACCCTTCCTCTCAATCCTGCCGCCTGTGCCATTTGCGAAAAAGTTTCCTGAGCGGTCGGAGCTTTTTCCTGCCTATCAGCCATACCATAACCTCACTACTTAAAAGAGGAGTGAAAATGAAATTTTTTCAGCCTTGAAATTTTAGTTTCACCCACTGAACTAGCAGAATAGGCACACAATCGTGCGCCTAAGTGCATTTGCTTAGTGATGATTTCATCATCATTCTATTATCGCTGATCAGGTTACAACCTCGCAGCTACCGCCAGCAGCCTCAATTTTCGATCGTGCACTTTCGGTAAAGCAAGCAGCTTGAACTTTTACAGGACACGTAAGTTCACCATGCCCCAATATCTTTAACGGCCCATCATTGGTTGTAATCAGACCTACCTCCATCAAAGACTCCAGGCTGACCTCCGTATTAGGTGGCAATGAAGCCAACTTCCCAACATTGATGATGGTGTACTCCTGGCGATTCACTTGGGGAAAGTGTTTTAACTTTGGAACGCGGCGATATAAAGGCATTTGGCCGCCTTCAAAACCAGGTCTGGTACTTCGTCCCGATCGGGATTTCTGACCCCGCATACCAAACCCACCACTAGCCCCTTGGCCTGCAGAAATCCCGCGCCCAATACGCCGTTTTCTCCTGCGAGAACCGTCTTGAGGTAAAGCGTCTTGTAATCTCATAGTTATTACCTAGACTGACTATCCGTAAAGATTTTCCACTGGAATGCCCCTTTCTTCTGCTACCTCAGAGAAAGTTCTCAAAGTAGCAAGGGCATTAACTGCCGCTCTGGCATTGTTCAGAGGATTGCCAGAGCCTAACTGTTTAGCCAGAATATTGCGTACGCCAGCCAGTTCCAGTACAGTTCTTACTGCTCCCCCCGCAATTACCCCTGTTCCAGGAGCTGCGGGCCGCATCATCACCTTGGCCCCACCACCACTACTACTGACAGGGTGAGGAATAGAGTTGGCCTTAGTTAGGGGAACATCTACCACATGTTTCCTGCCATCAGCAACGCCCTTTTTCACCGCGCCAATAACATCGCTGGCTTTACCAACTCCAACGCCAACTTGACCTCGTTCATTGCCAACGATGACGATTGCCCGAAAGCTCAGCTTTTTGCCTCCTTTGACAACCTTGGTGACCCGACGGATCTGAACCACTCGTTCCTGCCAGTCTGTCTCCTTTTCACGCGTTCGTTTTTCTTTGCGCCGGTTTGCCATAGTCTATTCCTTATCCCTCAAATCCTGATCAATGGTTTAGAAGTTTAATCCTGACTCACGAGCAGCATCCGCCAGAGCCTGAATGCGACCATGGTACAGATTCCCTCCCCGATCAAAAACGACCTGTTGAATCCCCTTAGCCAGAGATCGTTGGGCAATAAGCTTGCCAACTTCTGCAGAAGCATCACGAGTCCCACCAGAGGCGAGCTTTGATTTCAATTCGGGTTCCAGAGTTGAGGCTGCAGCTAGGGTATGCTGACTCACATCATCGATAATCTGGGCATAAATGTGCTGTTGAGAACGGAAGATAGACAACCGAGGACGTTCTGGAGTGCCGGAAACACTGCGCCGGATACGGCTGTGCCTGCGACGGGTCGATTCCTTACGACTAAGCTTCATAGTTACTTCTTCCCTGACTTACCAGCCTTACGTCTGACAACTTCACCTGCGTAACGGATACCCTTGCCCTTGTACACTTCAGGTGGACGAA includes:
- the rplR gene encoding 50S ribosomal protein L18 produces the protein MKLSRKESTRRRHSRIRRSVSGTPERPRLSIFRSQQHIYAQIIDDVSQHTLAAASTLEPELKSKLASGGTRDASAEVGKLIAQRSLAKGIQQVVFDRGGNLYHGRIQALADAARESGLNF
- the rpsE gene encoding 30S ribosomal protein S5, producing MANRRKEKRTREKETDWQERVVQIRRVTKVVKGGKKLSFRAIVIVGNERGQVGVGVGKASDVIGAVKKGVADGRKHVVDVPLTKANSIPHPVSSSGGGAKVMMRPAAPGTGVIAGGAVRTVLELAGVRNILAKQLGSGNPLNNARAAVNALATLRTFSEVAEERGIPVENLYG
- the secY gene encoding preprotein translocase subunit SecY, with translation MADRQEKAPTAQETFSQMAQAAGLRGRVLLTVGMLILVRLGIFLPIPGINRESFNSFIQQQNNVVLGFLDIFSGGGLTALGIFALGILPYINASIIIQLLTAALPALEKLQKEEGEAGRRKISQITRYVALGWAIVQSIGIALWVRPYAEVPGLPFVFEIVVALTAGSMFVMWIGELVTERGIGNGASLLIFLSIVSSLPKSLGQTIEYARINAEKGNNAIVGGVIILLASFVAMIVGIVFVQEGIRRIPIISARRQVGRKTYLERNSYLPLRLNQGGVMPIIFASAVLILPATLATQVIKNEAFSKFVANYLSPGAANGWFYYVLYLLLILFFSYFYASLIVNPVDLAQNLKKMGASIPGIRPGRATTEYIERVLNRLTFLGAVFLGLVAIIPTVVEGATRVTTFQQGFGATSLLILVGVAIDTAKQVQTYVISQRYEGMVKQ
- the rplO gene encoding 50S ribosomal protein L15, whose protein sequence is MRLQDALPQDGSRRRKRRIGRGISAGQGASGGFGMRGQKSRSGRSTRPGFEGGQMPLYRRVPKLKHFPQVNRQEYTIINVGKLASLPPNTEVSLESLMEVGLITTNDGPLKILGHGELTCPVKVQAACFTESARSKIEAAGGSCEVVT